The Mycobacteriales bacterium genomic sequence TGGAGCGGCCGTCGCGCCGACCGGCCCGCTGGGCGCGGCGCCGACGACGCAGGCCGAGGATGAGGGCCGGCAGGCCGAGCAGCAGCCCGCCGAGGAACGGGAAGAGCACGAGGCCGAGCCCACCGAGGGCGAGCGGCAGCGTGCTGACCTGGGGCGGCCCGTCGAGCGGCTGCGGTGCCGTGCCGCCGGTCGGGCCGGTGCCCCAGGTGCTGGGGCCGGGCTGGCGGGCCCAGGGCAGTGGTGCGGTCACGCCCCCCAGCGTGCCAGCAACCGCAGGCCGAACTCGACCGGCTCGGAGAAGTCGCTCTCGACGGTGGAGGCGAACGAGAACAGCAGGATGAATCCGACGATCATCAGGATGCCCAGCACGATGCTGACCGCGCCGCAGATGATGCCCGCGAGCGCCATGCCGTCGCCGGCCTCGCCGGTCTCGCGGATCTGCCTGCGGGCGATGATGCCCGTGACGAGCGCGACAGGCGTGATGGTGAAGATCAGCACCAGCGACACGATGGCCAAGGTGTTGGTCGGCCGCGCGCCACCGGGCGGGCCCCAGCCCGGCGGCTGCTGACCCCACCCGGGCGGGGGCTGGCCGTAGCCGGGCGGCGGGGCGCCGTAGGCCGGCTGCTTCTGGTCCCACCCCGACGGCTGCGCCGGCGGTGGCGTCGGCGCGCCACCGCCGGTTGGGGGAGTCCCCCAACCGGGCGGCGGAGCGTAGGGGTCCTGCGGCGTCGACACGGTCAGACCTTGACGACGACGGTCTTGAGGATCTTGTCGGCGAAGGTCTGCTTCTTGGCGTCCCAGAGCGGCCACAGGTAGCCGACGTAGCAGGGCAGTGCGTCGAGGATGTGCACGAAGGCCCGCCCGATCGACAGCCCGCCGCCGACGAAGGAGCCGTCGGCCTCGGTCCGCAGCGACAGGCCCACCGTCTTCTTGCCGATCGTCTGGCCCGTGACGCCCTGCTGGTAGAGGTTGTAGAAGAAGAAGACGAACGCCGCGAGGTTCGCGATGAGCCCCAGCGCGTCGCTCACGAGACCGAGCACGGCCGCGCCGATGAAGGGGGTCGCGTCGATCAGGGACGCCCCGACGCGGGAGCCCCAGCCGGCGAGCTCGGGGCCGCCGGGCTGGCCGAACGGCCCACCGGCGGGCACGCCACCGGGCGCGCCACCGGGGAACGGGTCGCCGTAGCCGGGCGGGGATGCGCCGTAGCCCGGGGTCGGCTCGGGCGCGAACGGGTCGGACGGTGTGGTCACGGTTCCTCCTCGTCGGGGAGCGGCTCCCCTTCGCGCGCATCCTCGCGCCTCGGGGACCGATCGTGCAGCAACCCGCTCAGACGACGTCGAGCCGGACCAGCTGCCAGACCTCCGACACGGAGAGGAGTACGACGACAAGGCCTGCGCGCAGCCGCGCCGGGAGGCGGTCGGCGCGCGGGCGCAGGACCGGCAGGGCGGCCACCGCGGCCGCGCCGGCAAGGGCCACCGGGGAGGCGGCGAGCGCCGCAGGGACGTCGAGGTGCGCGAGCGCCACGACCGCCGTGGTCGCCCCGCACAGCGGGCAGGGGAGACCGGTGACCGACCGCCACGGGCAGGCCGGGGTCGGGATCCCGGCGGCGTGGACCGCGGCGACCGCACCGGCGGCGGCCGCCATCGCGCCGAGGCGCAGGGCGGTCTCGCTCCACGGAGTCACGGGCACATGCTGCCTCGCCGGCGGCCGCCCGCGCGGGATCGGTAGTCTCGCCTTGCCGCGCTGACCCTCCGCGCCTTCCCCGGCACCGCCCACTCCATCGGGAGCCCGTCCTGCCTGCCCGCCTCGTGGTGCTCGCCTCCGGCGAGGGCGCGACCCTGCAGGCGCTGCTCGACGCGTGCGCCGACCCCGCCTACGGCGCGGAGGTCGTGGCCGTCGGCAGTGACCGCGACGACGCGCGCGCGCTCGCGCGCGCCCAGGCGGTGGGGACGGCGGTCTTCGTCGTACGCCTGAAGGACTTCACCGAGCGTGCCGACTGGGACGCGGCGCTGGCCGACGCGATCGCCGCGCACGCGCCGGACCTGGTGGTGTGCGCCGGCTTCATGAAGATCCTCGGCCCGGCAGTGCTGGAGCGCTTCACCCTGGTCAACACCCACCCGGCGCTGCTGCCCGCCTTCCCCGGCGCGCACGCGGTCGCCGACGCGCTGGCCCACGGGGTCAAGCTCGCCGGCGTCACGGTCCACCTCGTCGACGCCGGTGTCGACACCGGTCCGATCGTCGCGCAGGCCGCCGTCCCGGTGCTGCCCGGCGACGACGAGGCCGCCCTGCACTCCCGCATCAAGGACGTCGAGCAGCCGCTCTACGTCGACGCCGTGGGCCGCCTGGCCCGTGGCGGCTGGACCGTCGAAGGAAGGACCGTCGTCCTGTGAGCCAGATCCCCGTCACGCGCGCCCTCGTGAGCGTCTACGACAAGACCGGACTCGAGGAGCTCGGCGCCGCGCTCGCGGCCGCCGGCGTCGAGGTCGTGTCCACCGGCTCCACCGCCGCGCGCCTGCGCGACGCGGGCGTCACGGTCACGGCCGTCGACGAGCTGACCGGGTTCCCGGAGTGCCTCGACGGCCGGGTCAAGACGCTCCACCCGAAGGTGCACGCCGGGATCCTCGCCGACCGCCGCCTCGACGACCACGTGAAGCAGCTCGCCGAGCTCGGCGTGGAGCCCTTCGACCTCGTCATCGTCAACCTCTACCCCTTCGCCGACACGGTCGCGTCGGGTGCCGCTCCGGACGAGTGCGTCGAGCAGATCGACATCGGCGGCCCGACGATGGTTCGAGCGGCCGCGAAGAACCACCCGTCGGTGGCGGTCGTGGTCTCCCCGGACAGCTACGCCGAGGTCGCCGAGGCCGTGCGCTCCGGTGGCTTCACCTTCGAGCAGCGCCGCCGGCTCGCGGCGCTCGCCTTCCAGCACACCGCGTCGTACGACGTCGCCGTGGCCTCGTGGTTCGCCAGCTCCTACGACGCGAGCGGCGCGTCCGAGGGCTTCCCGGACTTCCTCGGCGCGACGTGGGCGCGGGCCGACGTCCTGCGCTACGGCGAGAACCCCCACCAGCGGGCGGCGCTCTACACCGGGCAGGAGCAGGGCCTCGCGCAGGCCGAGCAGCTGCACGGCAAGCCGATGTCCTACAACAACTTCCTCGACACCGACGCCGCCCGCCGGGCCGCCTTCGACCAGGGCGACCAGCCGACGGTGGCGATCATCAAGCACGCCAACCCGTGCGGCATCGCCGTCGGCAGCGACGTCGCCGACGCGCACCGCAAGGCCCACGCCTGCGACCCGGTGAGCGCGTTCGGCGGCGTGATCGCGACCAACGTGCCGGTCTCGCTCGCGATGGCCGAGCAGGTCGCGGAGGTGTTCACCGAGGTCGTGGTGGCCCCCGGCTACGAGGACGGTGCCGTCGAGGTGCTGTCGAAGAAGCCGTCGATCCGGCTGCTGGTCTGCCCGCCGCCCGCGGACCGCGGTGGCATCGAGCTGCGGCCGATCAGCGGCGGGGTGCTGCTGCAGTCCCGCGACGCCGTCGACGCCGACGGTGACGACCCCGCGCAGTGGGAGCAGAAGACCGGCGCGCCGGTCGACGCCGAGACCCTCGCCGACCTCGCCTTCGCGTGGCGGGCGGTGCGGGCCGTGAAGTCCAACGCGATCCTGCTCGCCAGCGGTGGCGCGACCGTCGGGGTCGGCATGGGCCAGGTCAACCGGGTCGACGCGGCGCGGCTCGCGGTCGCCCGCGCGGCCGAGCGGGCCGCCGGCTCGGTGGCGGCGTCGGACGCGTTCTTCCCCTTCGCCGACGGGCTGCAGGTCCTGCTCGACGCGGGCGTGCGCGCCGTCGTCGAGCCGGGCGGATCGGTGCGCGATGAGGAGGTCATCGCTGCGGCGGAGGCTGCCGGGATCGCCCTCTACTTCACCGGCACCCGCCACTTCGCCCACTGACGGGGTGGGCCCGGCGGGGCGGGGTCAGTCGCTGGTGAGGGCGAGGTAGACGAGGCCGGCGGCGAAGACGGCCCCGATGGTCGTCGCGCCGGAGACGTTCTGCCTGCGCCGAGCCTCGTCGTCGGCGTACCAGCTCGCGGCCTTCGGGTCGGGCTCCCCATCGAGCGTCAGGCCCTGCTGCT encodes the following:
- a CDS encoding DUF4190 domain-containing protein, whose amino-acid sequence is MSLVLIFTITPVALVTGIIARRQIRETGEAGDGMALAGIICGAVSIVLGILMIVGFILLFSFASTVESDFSEPVEFGLRLLARWGA
- a CDS encoding RDD family protein, translated to MTTPSDPFAPEPTPGYGASPPGYGDPFPGGAPGGVPAGGPFGQPGGPELAGWGSRVGASLIDATPFIGAAVLGLVSDALGLIANLAAFVFFFYNLYQQGVTGQTIGKKTVGLSLRTEADGSFVGGGLSIGRAFVHILDALPCYVGYLWPLWDAKKQTFADKILKTVVVKV
- a CDS encoding DUF2752 domain-containing protein encodes the protein MTPWSETALRLGAMAAAAGAVAAVHAAGIPTPACPWRSVTGLPCPLCGATTAVVALAHLDVPAALAASPVALAGAAAVAALPVLRPRADRLPARLRAGLVVVLLSVSEVWQLVRLDVV
- the purN gene encoding phosphoribosylglycinamide formyltransferase, translating into MPARLVVLASGEGATLQALLDACADPAYGAEVVAVGSDRDDARALARAQAVGTAVFVVRLKDFTERADWDAALADAIAAHAPDLVVCAGFMKILGPAVLERFTLVNTHPALLPAFPGAHAVADALAHGVKLAGVTVHLVDAGVDTGPIVAQAAVPVLPGDDEAALHSRIKDVEQPLYVDAVGRLARGGWTVEGRTVVL
- the purH gene encoding bifunctional phosphoribosylaminoimidazolecarboxamide formyltransferase/IMP cyclohydrolase, translated to MSQIPVTRALVSVYDKTGLEELGAALAAAGVEVVSTGSTAARLRDAGVTVTAVDELTGFPECLDGRVKTLHPKVHAGILADRRLDDHVKQLAELGVEPFDLVIVNLYPFADTVASGAAPDECVEQIDIGGPTMVRAAAKNHPSVAVVVSPDSYAEVAEAVRSGGFTFEQRRRLAALAFQHTASYDVAVASWFASSYDASGASEGFPDFLGATWARADVLRYGENPHQRAALYTGQEQGLAQAEQLHGKPMSYNNFLDTDAARRAAFDQGDQPTVAIIKHANPCGIAVGSDVADAHRKAHACDPVSAFGGVIATNVPVSLAMAEQVAEVFTEVVVAPGYEDGAVEVLSKKPSIRLLVCPPPADRGGIELRPISGGVLLQSRDAVDADGDDPAQWEQKTGAPVDAETLADLAFAWRAVRAVKSNAILLASGGATVGVGMGQVNRVDAARLAVARAAERAAGSVAASDAFFPFADGLQVLLDAGVRAVVEPGGSVRDEEVIAAAEAAGIALYFTGTRHFAH